From the Spiribacter sp. 2438 genome, one window contains:
- the hemF gene encoding oxygen-dependent coproporphyrinogen oxidase: MTAVDTASVHDYLLDLQDRICEALAGLDGGAFHQDTWSRAAGGGGRSRVLADGSVFEQAGVNFSHVHGESLPAAATDRRPELAGRSFQALGVSLVVHPRNPYVPTSHANVRFLVAEAPGAEPVWWFGGGFDLTPFYPFTDDCRHWHRVARDAVAPFGDDLYPRFKQWCDEYFYLPHREEARGIGGLFFDDYNRGGFARSFALMRSVGDGYLTAYLPIVEARRDNPWGDRERQFQLYRRGRYVEFNLLHDRGTRFGIQSGGRTESILMSLPPQVRWEYGYQPEPGSLEDRLVTDFLPPRDWV; the protein is encoded by the coding sequence ATGACCGCCGTCGATACCGCGTCCGTTCACGACTATCTGCTGGATCTGCAGGACCGCATCTGCGAAGCGCTGGCCGGACTGGACGGGGGTGCCTTCCACCAGGACACCTGGAGCCGGGCCGCCGGTGGCGGCGGCCGAAGCCGGGTGCTGGCCGACGGCAGCGTCTTCGAGCAGGCCGGGGTCAACTTTTCCCATGTCCACGGAGAGAGCCTGCCGGCGGCGGCCACCGACCGCCGCCCGGAACTGGCGGGCCGCAGTTTTCAGGCGCTGGGGGTCTCCCTGGTGGTGCATCCGCGCAACCCCTACGTGCCCACCTCCCACGCCAATGTGCGCTTCCTGGTCGCCGAGGCGCCGGGCGCGGAGCCGGTCTGGTGGTTCGGCGGTGGCTTCGACCTGACACCGTTCTATCCTTTCACCGATGACTGCCGCCACTGGCACCGGGTCGCCCGGGACGCCGTGGCGCCGTTCGGCGACGACCTCTACCCCCGCTTCAAGCAATGGTGCGACGAGTATTTCTACCTGCCTCATCGAGAGGAGGCCCGCGGCATCGGCGGGCTGTTCTTCGACGATTACAACCGCGGCGGTTTTGCCCGGTCATTTGCCCTCATGCGCTCCGTGGGGGATGGCTACCTGACGGCCTATCTGCCCATCGTGGAAGCGCGCCGGGACAACCCGTGGGGAGACCGGGAGCGGCAGTTCCAGCTGTACCGCCGCGGGCGGTATGTGGAGTTCAATCTCCTGCACGACCGTGGCACCCGCTTTGGCATACAGTCCGGCGGGCGCACCGAATCCATTCTCATGTCCCTTCCGCCCCAGGTCCGCTGGGAATACGGCTATCAACCGGAGCCCGGCAGCCTGGAAGATCGGCTGGTCACGGATTTTCTGCCCCCCCGCGACTGGGTCTGA
- a CDS encoding biotin--[acetyl-CoA-carboxylase] ligase: MNETTSPSRSQPEDPRLRAEFPAVYEPDFLSVLDSVQAEAIRRADAGAGEGLLIWAAEQTHGQGQHGPWDSPAGGLYCAVLLEPDFPADRWPEVGLVAVLALGTAAAELLPPLTGLDYRWPNDILVNGYKVGGVNLTSHRGFLIVGAQLNIVPPVEGWEYASLVADGAAMTTPGEALTGYARHFIDFLQRWHDQGLAAVLKSLRARGLQDLDEQGGLTGETHQTLAAFFGELNP, from the coding sequence ATGAATGAAACGACGTCTCCCTCCCGGAGCCAGCCGGAAGATCCCCGTCTCCGGGCAGAATTCCCCGCTGTCTATGAACCCGACTTTCTGTCGGTGCTGGACAGCGTCCAGGCCGAAGCCATACGTCGCGCCGACGCCGGTGCCGGCGAGGGGCTGCTGATCTGGGCGGCGGAACAGACCCACGGGCAGGGGCAGCACGGCCCCTGGGACTCCCCCGCGGGGGGGCTGTACTGTGCCGTTCTGCTGGAACCGGATTTTCCCGCGGACCGGTGGCCGGAGGTCGGACTGGTCGCCGTATTGGCGCTGGGAACCGCCGCGGCGGAATTGCTGCCGCCGCTGACCGGTCTCGACTATCGCTGGCCGAACGACATCCTCGTCAATGGCTACAAAGTCGGTGGCGTCAATCTGACCAGCCACCGTGGATTCCTGATTGTGGGTGCCCAATTGAACATCGTGCCTCCCGTGGAGGGTTGGGAATACGCCTCCCTGGTGGCGGACGGGGCGGCGATGACCACCCCCGGCGAAGCCCTGACCGGCTATGCTCGACATTTCATCGATTTTCTTCAGCGCTGGCATGACCAGGGGTTGGCCGCCGTTCTGAAATCCCTGCGGGCGCGGGGACTGCAGGACCTTGATGAGCAGGGCGGCCTGACCGGGGAGACCCACCAGACGCTGGCGGCGTTTTTCGGGGAGCTGAACCCATGA